Proteins co-encoded in one Stutzerimonas stutzeri genomic window:
- the rhuM gene encoding virulence protein RhuM/Fic/DOC family protein: MDAENRVPIVIFNAADEAVEVRLDAARDTVWLSQRQMAELFGKDVRTVNEHLLNVFAEEELLREETIRDFRIVRQEGRREVARSVEHYNLDVIISVGYRVKSQQATRFRQWATRILREHLTQGWTLNQQRFETNARELEAALTLVRKAAQSPALDTQSGRGLVDIVSRYAQTFLLLQRYDEGLLTEPEAQPGGTLPSPVEARAALEKLKIELMTRGEATDLFARDRGDGLASLLGNLDQTVFGEPAYPSVEAKAAHLLYFVIKNHPFSDGNKRSAAFLFVDFLYRNGRLLATNGEPVINDVGLAALTLLVAESDPANKDVMIRLVMNMLAAPAG, encoded by the coding sequence ATGGATGCTGAAAACCGGGTGCCCATAGTCATCTTCAACGCGGCCGACGAGGCCGTGGAGGTGCGGTTGGATGCCGCTCGCGATACGGTCTGGCTGAGCCAGCGTCAGATGGCCGAGCTATTTGGCAAGGATGTGCGTACCGTCAATGAGCATTTGTTGAACGTATTCGCTGAGGAAGAGTTGCTGCGTGAGGAAACTATCCGGGATTTCCGGATAGTTCGTCAGGAGGGTCGTCGAGAGGTCGCCCGATCCGTTGAGCACTACAACCTCGACGTGATCATTTCGGTCGGCTATCGAGTGAAATCCCAGCAGGCCACACGCTTCCGCCAATGGGCAACCCGCATCCTGCGTGAGCACCTGACGCAGGGCTGGACGCTCAACCAGCAACGCTTCGAAACCAACGCCCGTGAGCTGGAAGCTGCGCTGACTCTGGTGCGCAAGGCTGCACAGAGTCCCGCACTAGACACGCAGAGCGGCCGGGGCCTGGTAGATATCGTTAGCCGCTATGCACAAACATTTCTGCTGCTGCAGCGTTACGACGAGGGTTTGCTGACCGAGCCCGAAGCCCAGCCTGGCGGTACCTTGCCAAGCCCGGTCGAAGCCCGTGCAGCCTTGGAAAAGCTGAAGATCGAGTTGATGACCCGCGGGGAGGCGACGGATTTGTTCGCGCGTGATCGTGGCGATGGATTGGCCTCGTTGCTGGGCAATCTGGACCAGACGGTGTTCGGCGAACCGGCCTATCCCAGCGTGGAAGCCAAGGCCGCGCACCTGCTCTATTTCGTCATCAAGAATCATCCATTTTCCGATGGCAACAAGCGCAGCGCGGCCTTCCTGTTCGTCGATTTTCTGTACCGCAATGGCCGCCTCCTGGCGACCAATGGCGAGCCGGTCATCAATGACGTGGGGCTGGCGGCATTGACCTTGCTGGTCGCCGAGTCAGACCCGGCCAACAAGGACGTCATGATTCGCCTAGTGATGAACATGCTGGCCGCGCCGGCAGGCTGA
- a CDS encoding bile acid:sodium symporter family protein, with translation MAKLRLLFDNFTLALLAVVAIATLFPCEGRGAVFFEWLTAAAIALLFFMHGAKLSREAILAGAGHWRLHLLVFACTFIMFPLLGLALKPVLTPLVGNELYMGMLYLCALPATVQSAIAFTSLARGNVPAAICSAAASSLIGIFLTPLLVLLLMGVEGDSGSTLDSIGKIVLQLLVPFIAGQVARRWIGAWVTRNKTWLKTVDQSSILLVVYTAFSGAVVEGLWQIVPLGHLLGLVVACCLLLAIVLWLTGLLGKLLGFNLEDRITILFAGSKKSLATGVPMAQVLFATSAVGMIILPLMLFHQIQLMVCTVLAQRYAQREEEPAPGESRCAP, from the coding sequence ATGGCCAAGCTCCGCCTGCTCTTCGATAACTTCACCCTGGCCCTGCTCGCCGTGGTTGCCATCGCCACCCTGTTCCCCTGCGAGGGGCGCGGCGCAGTGTTCTTCGAGTGGCTGACCGCCGCCGCCATTGCACTGCTGTTCTTCATGCACGGCGCCAAGCTGTCGCGCGAAGCCATCCTTGCCGGTGCCGGCCACTGGCGTCTGCACCTGTTGGTATTCGCCTGCACCTTCATCATGTTTCCGCTGCTGGGGCTGGCACTGAAACCGGTGCTGACCCCGCTGGTGGGCAACGAGCTGTACATGGGCATGCTCTACCTCTGCGCCCTGCCCGCCACGGTGCAGTCGGCTATCGCCTTTACCTCACTGGCGCGCGGCAATGTGCCCGCCGCGATCTGCAGCGCCGCGGCGTCCAGCCTGATCGGCATCTTCCTCACACCGCTGCTGGTGCTGCTGCTAATGGGCGTCGAAGGCGATAGCGGCTCGACGCTGGATTCGATCGGCAAGATCGTCCTGCAACTGCTGGTGCCCTTCATCGCCGGGCAGGTCGCGCGTCGCTGGATCGGCGCCTGGGTGACGCGCAACAAGACCTGGCTGAAAACCGTGGACCAGAGCTCGATTCTGCTGGTGGTCTACACCGCCTTCAGTGGTGCGGTTGTCGAGGGGCTCTGGCAGATCGTACCGCTTGGCCACCTGCTTGGATTGGTGGTGGCCTGCTGCCTGCTGCTGGCAATCGTGCTGTGGCTAACGGGCCTGTTGGGCAAGCTGCTGGGCTTCAACCTGGAAGACCGCATCACCATCCTCTTCGCCGGTTCGAAGAAGAGCTTGGCCACCGGCGTGCCCATGGCGCAGGTGCTGTTCGCCACCAGCGCGGTCGGCATGATCATCCTGCCGCTGATGCTGTTTCACCAGATCCAGCTGATGGTCTGCACGGTGCTCGCCCAGCGCTATGCGCAGCGGGAGGAGGAGCCCGCGCCGGGAGAGTCGCGGTGTGCACCTTAG
- a CDS encoding AraC family transcriptional regulator, whose protein sequence is MSPIGQEAALITRLGALKSLPRPVYGQLDSPPNLKLGYRHSHPWVQLSHAVEGVLEVRTDSGRFIAPPLRAVWIPAGVTHQVFCAPDTCIRSLYIDRAVAGDAPEHCRVLQVSPLLRELIRHFSTLPEAYAEDGAEGRLVQVLLDQLGSAPEVELVLPLPAEPRLHRLCKSLQAQPESQEGLADWSRTLGVSERTLSRLFLRETGLTFRAWRQRMRLLSALPALERGERVTDVALGCGYESLSAFIAAFREQFGATPGEFFRPGSNAAEGRVYQ, encoded by the coding sequence ATGTCGCCAATCGGACAAGAAGCAGCGTTGATCACCCGCCTCGGTGCGCTCAAGTCGCTGCCACGGCCGGTCTATGGCCAGCTCGACTCACCGCCCAACCTCAAGCTTGGCTACCGCCACAGCCACCCCTGGGTGCAGCTGTCCCACGCGGTCGAAGGCGTGCTCGAAGTGCGTACCGACAGCGGCCGCTTCATAGCACCACCGCTGCGCGCGGTGTGGATTCCGGCGGGCGTGACGCATCAGGTCTTCTGCGCGCCGGACACCTGCATCCGCAGCCTCTACATCGACCGGGCTGTCGCCGGCGATGCGCCCGAGCATTGCCGGGTGCTGCAGGTCAGCCCGCTGCTGCGCGAACTGATCCGGCACTTCAGCACCCTGCCCGAAGCCTATGCCGAAGACGGCGCGGAGGGGCGCCTGGTGCAGGTGCTGCTCGATCAACTGGGAAGCGCGCCAGAGGTCGAACTGGTGCTGCCCCTGCCCGCAGAGCCGCGCCTGCATCGGCTGTGCAAAAGCCTGCAGGCGCAACCGGAATCCCAGGAAGGGCTGGCCGACTGGAGCCGCACTCTGGGCGTTTCGGAACGGACCCTGAGCCGGCTGTTCCTGCGCGAAACCGGCCTGACCTTCCGTGCCTGGCGCCAGCGCATGCGGCTGCTCAGCGCCTTGCCGGCGCTGGAGCGTGGCGAGCGGGTGACCGACGTGGCGCTGGGCTGCGGTTATGAATCCCTATCGGCGTTTATCGCCGCCTTTCGTGAACAGTTCGGCGCCACGCCGGGCGAATTCTTCCGTCCCGGCAGCAACGCCGCCGAAGGTCGGGTCTATCAGTGA
- a CDS encoding gamma carbonic anhydrase family protein, with translation MSIRTFQGHTPALGERVFVDPSAVLIGDIEIGEDSSVWPLTVIRGDMHRIRIGARTSIQDGSVLHITHAGPFNPDGFPLTIGDEVTVGHKVTLHGCTLGSRILVGMGSIVMDGAVVEDEVIIGAGSLVPPGKTLESGYLYVGSPVKQARPLTEKERSFFSYTAGNYVKLKNQHLAEGCDG, from the coding sequence ATGAGCATCCGAACCTTCCAGGGCCACACACCCGCACTCGGCGAACGCGTCTTCGTCGACCCCAGCGCCGTGCTCATCGGCGACATCGAAATCGGCGAAGACAGCTCCGTGTGGCCACTGACCGTGATCCGTGGCGATATGCACCGCATCCGCATCGGCGCGCGCACCAGCATCCAGGATGGCAGCGTGTTGCACATCACCCACGCCGGCCCGTTCAACCCGGACGGCTTCCCGCTGACCATCGGCGACGAAGTCACCGTCGGTCACAAGGTCACGCTGCATGGCTGCACCCTGGGCAGCCGCATCCTGGTGGGCATGGGTTCGATCGTGATGGACGGTGCGGTGGTCGAAGACGAGGTCATCATCGGCGCCGGCAGCCTGGTGCCGCCGGGCAAGACGCTGGAAAGCGGTTACCTCTACGTCGGCAGCCCGGTGAAGCAGGCCCGGCCGCTGACCGAGAAAGAGCGCAGCTTTTTCAGTTACACGGCCGGTAACTACGTGAAGCTGAAAAACCAGCACCTGGCCGAGGGCTGCGACGGCTGA
- a CDS encoding SDR family NAD(P)-dependent oxidoreductase, with amino-acid sequence MKRKLALITGASRGLGRSAALHLAAEGVDVIGTYHSKAAEAQAVVHEIENRGAQALMLQLDVTQSASFPAFAERLRGALPERFGRSDIDFLFNNAGVGEHVSFADTSEAQFDLLMNMHLKGPFFLTQTLLPLIADGGRILNVSSGLARFSLPGYAAYAAMKGGIEVLTRYQARELGARGISVNVIAPGAIETDFGGGAVRDNADLNAFVASNTALGRVGQADDIGLAVAALFGEGGRWINGQRIEASGGMFL; translated from the coding sequence ATGAAACGCAAACTCGCATTGATCACCGGTGCCAGCCGCGGGCTGGGGCGTAGCGCGGCTCTGCATCTCGCCGCAGAGGGCGTCGACGTCATCGGCACCTACCACAGCAAGGCGGCTGAGGCGCAAGCGGTGGTGCACGAGATCGAAAACCGCGGCGCGCAGGCCTTGATGCTGCAGCTGGACGTGACGCAAAGCGCGAGCTTCCCGGCGTTCGCCGAGCGCTTGCGCGGTGCGCTACCGGAGCGCTTCGGCCGTTCCGATATCGATTTTCTGTTCAATAACGCGGGCGTCGGCGAGCACGTGAGCTTCGCCGACACCAGCGAGGCGCAGTTCGACCTGCTGATGAACATGCACCTCAAGGGGCCGTTCTTCCTGACCCAGACGCTGCTGCCGCTGATCGCTGACGGTGGGCGCATCCTCAACGTTTCCAGTGGTCTGGCCCGCTTTTCGCTGCCGGGCTATGCCGCCTACGCCGCGATGAAAGGCGGCATCGAAGTGCTGACCCGCTATCAGGCGCGCGAGTTGGGTGCGCGTGGCATCAGCGTCAACGTGATCGCCCCGGGTGCCATCGAAACCGACTTCGGTGGTGGCGCGGTGCGTGACAACGCCGACCTCAACGCCTTCGTCGCCAGCAACACGGCCTTGGGGCGGGTGGGGCAGGCCGATGACATCGGCCTGGCCGTGGCCGCCCTGTTCGGCGAGGGCGGACGCTGGATCAATGGCCAGCGGATCGAGGCGTCGGGCGGGATGTTTCTCTAG
- a CDS encoding LysR family transcriptional regulator, whose product MTNILELLRTFVRVYELASFTAAADNLGLPRSTVSEQIRALEQRLGARLLQRTTRRVQPTQDGQLLYERSRDMLDQADDIEALFRDSRALTGRLRIDLPVALARSLVMPRLGEFLERHPAIEIEVSATDRLVDLVREGFDCVLRIGEVADTGLVARRLGRYPLVNCASPAYLKRYGIPKTLADLADHQLIHYVPVLGARSAGFEYQENGKPMCLPMQGRVTVNNSDSYKLACIGGFGLIQVPLAGVRDALESGELQMVLPDYVPAPMSASLLYAHRRNLPRRVRAFMDWLAALIEQDLAAAQALAQHMQTRAS is encoded by the coding sequence ATGACTAATATTCTCGAATTGCTGCGGACCTTTGTCCGGGTCTATGAACTGGCCAGCTTCACCGCTGCGGCGGACAACCTCGGCCTGCCCCGTTCCACCGTTTCCGAACAGATCCGCGCGCTGGAGCAACGCCTCGGTGCCCGGCTGCTTCAGCGCACCACCCGGCGGGTCCAGCCGACCCAGGACGGCCAGCTACTGTACGAGCGCAGCCGCGACATGCTCGACCAGGCCGACGACATCGAGGCGCTGTTCCGTGACAGCCGCGCGCTCACCGGGCGTCTTCGCATCGACCTGCCGGTGGCCCTGGCGCGCAGCCTGGTGATGCCGCGGCTGGGCGAGTTTCTCGAGCGGCACCCGGCCATCGAGATCGAAGTCAGCGCCACCGACCGGCTGGTGGATCTGGTGCGCGAGGGGTTCGATTGTGTGTTGCGCATCGGCGAGGTGGCAGACACCGGCCTGGTTGCACGACGGCTCGGCCGCTATCCGCTAGTGAACTGCGCCAGCCCGGCCTATCTGAAACGGTACGGCATACCCAAGACGTTGGCAGACCTCGCCGACCACCAGCTGATCCATTACGTGCCGGTGCTAGGCGCACGTTCTGCCGGCTTCGAATACCAGGAAAACGGCAAGCCGATGTGCCTGCCGATGCAGGGCCGGGTGACGGTCAACAACAGCGACAGCTACAAACTGGCCTGCATCGGCGGTTTTGGCCTGATTCAGGTGCCGCTCGCCGGGGTCCGCGACGCCCTCGAAAGCGGCGAGCTGCAGATGGTGCTGCCGGACTACGTTCCGGCGCCGATGAGTGCATCGCTGCTATACGCCCACCGGCGCAACCTGCCGCGCCGGGTGCGCGCGTTCATGGACTGGCTGGCCGCGCTGATCGAACAGGACCTGGCCGCCGCGCAGGCGCTTGCCCAGCACATGCAAACGCGGGCCAGCTGA
- a CDS encoding HAD family hydrolase, whose translation MHHSTILFDLDGTLTDPREGITRSIQHALAQLGIDEPDLTKLEPFIGPPLLQAFMEFYGFDEARAWEAVGHYRERFKTVGLYENLLFDGVLELLEHLRGQGRTLYVATSKPSVFAREIARHFAFDHHFKLIYGSELDGTRTNKVELIAHVIAEEGLDREQTLMIGDRKHDLIGAHQNGLKAAAVGYGFGSHAELKAQSPAYYYATLPELRAAFG comes from the coding sequence ATGCACCACTCCACCATTCTTTTCGACCTCGACGGCACCCTCACCGACCCGCGCGAGGGCATCACCCGCTCGATTCAGCATGCACTGGCCCAGCTTGGCATCGACGAACCGGACCTGACCAAGCTCGAGCCCTTCATCGGGCCGCCGCTGCTGCAGGCATTCATGGAGTTCTATGGTTTCGACGAAGCGCGGGCCTGGGAAGCCGTCGGCCATTACCGTGAGCGTTTCAAGACGGTCGGGCTGTACGAGAACCTACTGTTCGACGGCGTGCTGGAGCTGCTCGAACACCTGCGCGGGCAAGGCCGGACGCTCTACGTCGCGACCTCGAAGCCGTCGGTGTTCGCCCGCGAGATTGCCCGGCATTTCGCCTTCGACCACCACTTCAAGCTGATCTATGGCAGCGAGCTGGACGGCACCCGCACCAACAAGGTCGAGCTGATCGCCCATGTGATTGCCGAAGAAGGGCTCGATCGGGAACAGACGCTGATGATCGGCGACCGCAAACACGACCTGATCGGCGCGCACCAGAACGGGCTGAAAGCCGCGGCGGTGGGGTACGGCTTCGGCAGCCATGCCGAGCTGAAGGCGCAATCGCCAGCGTATTACTACGCCACGCTGCCCGAGCTGCGCGCGGCGTTCGGCTAG
- a CDS encoding alkaline phosphatase D family protein: MNDRVPPADPSSLPAVLAGPLLRRLQADRLVLWLVVSEPLSLRLALHPDGEPMRSLELNGNACRRLRIGTSAWLCLIDLRLDEPLPVNRLIEYDLLIQADGHERGIADWAPHLIHEGFERPAFVVRSRYDHLLHGSCRKPHHPSTDGLAIVDSLVAQTRQSPESWPAALLMTGDQIYADDVAGPTLVAIHALIRRLGLYGECLEGATVADSDELLAHPATYYRREQLLPAFRSNEALRERFFGGVEKPVFTTASAHNHLVSLGEVLAMYLLVWSPVPWQLIELEQPTLDTELAERWERELRCIDAFQTGLPQVARALAHLPSLMIFDDHDITDDWNLSARWEQTAYGHPFSRRIIGNALLGYLLCQAWGNAPDACVTSLSAVEALLGSGEDGRLDCALHDRVVDELLGRGDWGYVIPSEPALVVLDTRTRRWRSERNLSRPSGLMDWEALTDFQQELLDHRSVIIVSPAPMFGVKLIETVQRVFSWAGLSLLVDAENWMAHRGAAQVMLNIFRHTRTPGNYVILSGDVHYSFAYEVRIRGRAEGPRLWQITSSGVKNEFPPRLLDLFDRLNRWLYSPRSPLNWFTKRRRVRVQPWLPSRSRSGERLWNGSGIGRIRLDAEGRPSQVQQINADGSPPVSFAPERDQTP; the protein is encoded by the coding sequence ATGAACGACCGCGTGCCACCTGCTGACCCTTCGTCTTTGCCGGCCGTGCTCGCAGGGCCCTTGCTGCGCAGATTGCAGGCGGACCGCCTGGTGCTCTGGCTGGTGGTCAGTGAGCCGCTGTCGTTGCGTCTGGCGTTGCACCCCGACGGCGAGCCGATGCGATCACTGGAGCTGAACGGTAACGCCTGCCGGAGGCTGCGTATCGGTACTTCGGCTTGGCTGTGCCTGATCGATCTGCGCCTGGACGAGCCCTTGCCCGTCAACCGGTTGATCGAGTACGACCTGTTGATCCAGGCCGACGGCCATGAGCGAGGCATCGCCGACTGGGCACCACACCTGATCCACGAAGGATTCGAGCGGCCGGCATTCGTGGTCCGCTCGCGCTACGACCACCTGCTGCATGGCTCCTGCCGCAAGCCTCATCACCCCTCGACAGACGGCCTGGCCATTGTGGACTCGCTGGTGGCCCAGACCCGCCAATCTCCCGAAAGCTGGCCCGCCGCGCTGCTGATGACTGGCGACCAGATCTACGCCGACGACGTGGCCGGGCCGACCTTGGTCGCCATTCATGCGCTGATCCGCCGGCTCGGGCTGTATGGCGAGTGCCTCGAGGGCGCCACTGTCGCTGATAGCGATGAACTGCTGGCGCATCCGGCCACCTATTACCGGCGCGAGCAGTTGTTGCCCGCGTTCAGATCCAACGAAGCCCTGCGCGAGCGGTTCTTCGGGGGCGTGGAAAAGCCGGTGTTCACCACGGCCAGCGCGCACAACCATCTGGTGTCGCTGGGCGAGGTGCTGGCAATGTACCTGCTGGTCTGGTCGCCGGTGCCCTGGCAGCTGATCGAGCTTGAGCAACCCACGCTGGATACCGAACTGGCCGAGCGCTGGGAGCGCGAGCTGCGCTGCATCGATGCCTTTCAGACAGGCTTGCCGCAGGTCGCAAGGGCGTTGGCACATCTGCCGTCGTTGATGATCTTCGACGACCACGACATCACCGATGACTGGAACCTCAGCGCGCGCTGGGAGCAGACCGCCTACGGCCATCCATTTTCCCGGCGGATCATCGGCAATGCCTTGCTCGGCTATCTGCTGTGCCAGGCCTGGGGCAACGCGCCGGATGCCTGCGTCACGTCATTGAGCGCGGTCGAGGCGCTGCTGGGCAGCGGCGAAGACGGGCGACTCGATTGCGCGCTGCACGATCGGGTGGTCGACGAGCTACTCGGCAGAGGCGACTGGGGCTATGTCATCCCCAGCGAGCCGGCGCTGGTGGTGCTCGACACCCGTACCCGACGCTGGCGCAGCGAGCGAAACCTGAGCCGGCCTTCCGGGTTGATGGATTGGGAAGCGCTGACGGACTTCCAGCAGGAATTGCTCGACCATCGTTCGGTGATCATCGTCTCGCCGGCGCCGATGTTCGGCGTCAAGCTGATCGAGACCGTACAACGCGTGTTCAGCTGGGCCGGGCTGTCGCTGTTGGTCGATGCGGAAAACTGGATGGCCCACCGCGGCGCGGCGCAGGTGATGCTCAATATCTTTCGCCATACCCGCACGCCGGGTAACTACGTGATCCTCTCCGGCGACGTGCATTACTCGTTCGCCTATGAAGTGCGCATTCGTGGCCGTGCCGAAGGGCCACGGTTATGGCAGATCACCAGCAGCGGCGTGAAGAACGAGTTTCCGCCGCGCTTGCTCGACCTGTTCGACCGGCTCAACCGCTGGCTGTATTCGCCGCGCTCGCCACTGAACTGGTTCACCAAGCGCCGCCGGGTGCGGGTCCAGCCGTGGCTGCCGAGCCGCAGCCGGTCTGGCGAACGTCTGTGGAACGGCTCGGGCATCGGTCGTATTCGGCTCGATGCCGAGGGCCGACCGTCGCAGGTGCAGCAGATCAACGCCGATGGGTCACCGCCTGTGAGCTTCGCTCCCGAGCGCGACCAGACGCCCTAG
- a CDS encoding alpha/beta hydrolase, with protein MASDTTHYLIVPGWQGSPDLHWQSHWQRTLPNAARVEQADWWLPQRQAWVAELERSVASVAGPVVLIAHSLGCVTVAHWAASASHDTLRHVRGALLVAPADVERVGCPEALQNFAPLPVEALPFPSVLVGSDNDVAASAERAQALGQSWGSEVTVLPGVGHINVKSGHHRWEQGFAFLYRLQTLIEQQARRRA; from the coding sequence ATGGCCAGCGACACCACTCATTACCTCATCGTGCCGGGTTGGCAGGGCTCGCCTGACCTGCATTGGCAGAGCCATTGGCAACGCACGCTGCCAAACGCCGCACGTGTCGAGCAGGCAGACTGGTGGCTGCCGCAGCGTCAGGCATGGGTGGCTGAACTCGAGCGCAGCGTTGCGTCGGTGGCGGGACCGGTGGTGTTGATCGCCCATAGCCTGGGCTGCGTCACGGTCGCGCACTGGGCTGCCAGCGCCTCGCACGACACGCTGCGCCACGTGCGTGGTGCGCTGCTGGTGGCGCCGGCGGACGTCGAGCGCGTTGGCTGCCCAGAGGCGCTGCAGAACTTTGCCCCGTTGCCGGTCGAGGCGTTGCCATTCCCCAGCGTGCTGGTGGGATCGGACAACGATGTCGCTGCCAGCGCCGAGCGTGCCCAGGCCCTCGGCCAGAGCTGGGGCAGCGAGGTGACTGTGCTACCGGGCGTCGGGCATATCAACGTGAAGTCCGGCCATCATCGGTGGGAGCAGGGCTTCGCCTTCCTCTATCGTCTGCAGACGCTGATCGAGCAACAGGCGCGGCGGCGCGCCTGA
- the oscA gene encoding sulfur starvation response protein OscA, with translation MTNTLPPPEAPDDAALLREIRAALHDLKFGSVEITLHHGQVVQIERKEKFRLQPTGKQA, from the coding sequence ATGACGAACACGCTTCCTCCTCCGGAGGCACCGGACGACGCAGCCCTGCTGCGCGAGATCCGCGCGGCGCTGCACGATCTGAAGTTTGGCTCGGTCGAAATCACCCTGCATCACGGTCAAGTGGTGCAGATCGAGAGAAAAGAAAAATTCCGTCTGCAGCCCACCGGCAAGCAGGCCTGA
- a CDS encoding sulfate ABC transporter substrate-binding protein, with protein MSIGKSILAVLASTLIAGQAFAASELLNVSYDPTRELYVDFNAAFNKHWQAQGNEPLRIQQSHGGSGKQARSVIDGLRADVVTLALSGDIDALNLNQRLIDPNWQARLPDNSTPYTSTIVFLVRKGNPKHIRDWDDLIKEGVEVITPNPKTSGGARWNFLAAWAYAREKYGSEDQALAFVTELYRHAPVLDTGARGSTISFVQRQLGDVLLAWENEAYLSLAEEGGDQLEIVTPSLSILAEPPVAVVDANVDRKGTRKVAEAYLEYLYSEEGQRIAAKHFYRPRNAGVATEFKDQFQDLKLVTIDKDFGGWKQAQPKYFDDGGVFDQIFKVINQ; from the coding sequence ATGTCCATCGGAAAGTCCATCCTGGCCGTTCTGGCCAGCACCCTCATCGCCGGCCAGGCGTTTGCCGCCAGCGAGCTGCTCAACGTGTCCTACGACCCGACGCGCGAGCTCTACGTCGATTTCAACGCAGCCTTCAACAAGCATTGGCAGGCCCAGGGCAACGAGCCGCTGCGTATTCAGCAGTCCCACGGCGGCTCGGGCAAGCAGGCCCGTTCGGTGATCGACGGCCTGCGCGCCGATGTGGTGACGCTGGCGTTGTCCGGCGACATCGACGCGCTGAACCTGAACCAGCGCTTGATCGACCCGAACTGGCAGGCGCGTCTGCCGGACAACAGCACGCCCTACACCTCAACCATCGTGTTCCTGGTGCGCAAGGGTAATCCGAAGCACATCAGGGACTGGGACGACCTGATCAAGGAGGGTGTCGAGGTCATCACCCCCAATCCGAAAACCTCCGGCGGTGCCCGCTGGAACTTCCTCGCCGCCTGGGCCTATGCGCGCGAAAAGTACGGTAGTGAAGACCAGGCGCTGGCGTTCGTCACCGAACTGTATCGCCACGCGCCGGTACTCGATACCGGTGCCCGCGGCTCCACCATCAGCTTCGTTCAGCGCCAGCTCGGCGACGTGTTGCTGGCCTGGGAAAACGAAGCCTATCTGTCGCTGGCCGAAGAAGGCGGCGACCAGTTGGAAATCGTCACCCCCTCGCTGTCGATCCTCGCCGAGCCGCCCGTTGCGGTGGTCGACGCCAACGTCGACCGCAAGGGCACCCGCAAGGTGGCCGAGGCCTACCTGGAATACCTTTACAGCGAAGAAGGCCAGCGCATCGCCGCGAAGCACTTCTACCGCCCGCGCAACGCCGGCGTGGCAACCGAATTCAAGGATCAGTTCCAGGACCTGAAGCTGGTCACCATCGACAAGGATTTCGGCGGCTGGAAACAAGCGCAGCCCAAATACTTCGATGACGGTGGCGTGTTCGATCAGATTTTTAAAGTGATCAATCAGTAA
- the cysT gene encoding sulfate ABC transporter permease subunit CysT, with protein sequence MSRRTSPVIPGFGLTLGYTLTYLTLVVLIPLGAMFVYSLQLSLDQWWALLTSRQVLFSLKLSFGTALLAALINGVLGIVIAWVLVRYTFAGRRVIDAMVDMPFALPTAVAGIALTALYAPNGLIGSLFPFKIAYTPLGITLALVFVTLPFVVRTLQPVLADIPKEVEEAAACLGARPMQVFRHVLLPSLLPAWLTGFALAFARGVGEYGSVVFIAGNIPLKTEILPLLIVSKLDQYDYPGATGIGVLMLVVSFILLLLINRLQRRMQPRL encoded by the coding sequence ATGTCTCGACGCACGTCCCCGGTCATACCCGGCTTCGGACTGACCCTGGGCTACACCCTGACCTACCTGACGCTGGTGGTACTGATTCCGCTGGGCGCCATGTTCGTCTACTCCCTGCAGCTGAGCCTGGATCAATGGTGGGCCCTGCTCACCAGCCGCCAGGTGCTGTTTTCCCTGAAGCTCTCCTTTGGCACCGCGCTGCTGGCAGCGCTGATCAATGGCGTGCTCGGTATCGTCATCGCCTGGGTACTGGTGCGCTACACCTTTGCCGGGCGGCGCGTCATCGATGCCATGGTCGACATGCCCTTCGCCCTGCCCACGGCAGTGGCGGGTATCGCCCTGACTGCCTTGTACGCCCCCAACGGCCTGATCGGCTCGCTGTTTCCATTCAAGATCGCCTACACGCCGCTTGGCATCACGCTGGCGCTGGTGTTCGTCACCCTGCCCTTCGTGGTGCGCACCCTGCAGCCGGTGCTGGCCGACATCCCCAAGGAAGTCGAAGAAGCCGCCGCTTGCCTGGGTGCCCGTCCGATGCAGGTATTTCGTCATGTGCTGCTGCCAAGCCTGCTGCCCGCTTGGCTGACCGGTTTCGCACTGGCGTTTGCCCGCGGCGTCGGCGAATACGGCTCGGTGGTGTTCATCGCCGGCAACATCCCGCTGAAGACTGAAATCCTGCCGCTGCTGATCGTCTCCAAGCTGGACCAGTACGACTACCCTGGCGCGACCGGGATCGGCGTTCTGATGCTGGTGGTGTCTTTCATCCTGCTGCTGTTGATCAACCGGCTGCAGCGCCGCATGCAGCCGCGCCTCTGA